The Primulina huaijiensis isolate GDHJ02 chromosome 17, ASM1229523v2, whole genome shotgun sequence genome window below encodes:
- the LOC140963256 gene encoding DNA repair protein RAD51 homolog — protein sequence MEQQRKQKTLEQDQQQELEEIQHGPLPVEQLQSSGVAALDIKKLKDVGLCTVESVAFAPRKELLQIKGISDAKADKIIEAASKLVPLGFTSAQQLHAQRQEIIQISTGSKELDKILEGGIETGSITELYGEFRSGKTQLCHTMCVTCQLPLDQGGGEGKAMYIDAEGTFRPQRLVQIADRFGLNANDVLENVAYARAYNTDHQSRLLLEAASMMVETRFALMIVDSATALYRTDFSGRGELSARQMHLAKFLRSLQKLADEFGVAVVITNQVVAQVDGSAVFAGPQIKPIGGNIMAHATTTRLALRKGRAEERICKVISSPCLAEAEARFQISLEGVTDVKD from the exons ATGGAGCAGCAGAGGAAGCAGAAGACGTTGGAGCAAGATCAGCAGCAAGAACTCGAAGAAATCCAACATGGGCCTCTCCCTGTTGAGCAACTTCAG TCTTCTGGTGTTGCTGCCCTCGACATTAAAAAGCTGAAAGATGTGGGTTTATGCACCGTGGAATCGGTTGCTTTCGCTCCAAGGAAGGAGCTTCTGCAAATAAAAGGAATAAGTGATGCGAAAGCTGATAAGATCATCGAAGCAG CCTCAAAATTGGTGCCTTTGGGCTTTACAAGTGCCCAACAACTACATGCCCAGAGGCAAGAGATTATTCAAATAAGCACTGGATCGAAAGAACTCGACAAAATCTTAGAAG GAGGGATTGAAACAGGATCCATTACAGAATTATATGGTGAGTTCCGCTCTGGAAAGACTCAGCTCTGCCACACAATGTGTGTCACTTGCCAA CTGCCTTTAGATCAAGGTGGTGGTGAGGGTAAAGCAATGTACATTGATGCTGAGGGAACATTCAGACCACAGAGACTAGTACAGATAGCAGACAG ATTCGGGTTAAATGCTAATGATGTTTTGGAAAATGTGGCCTATGCTCGAGCTTATAACACCGACCATCAATCTCGGCTTTTGCTTGAAGCTGCATCCATGATGGTGGAAACTAG GTTTGCTCTCATGATAGTGGATAGTGCTACTGCGCTGTATAGGACGGATTTCTCCGGAAGGGGCGAATTATCAGCGAGGCAAATGCATCTTGCCAAGTTCCTGAGGAGCCTTCAGAAATTAGCAGACGAG TTCGGTGTTGCTGTTGTCATCACAAATCAAGTTGTTGCCCAAGTGGATGGTTCTGCCGTATTTGCTGGCCCTCAAATCAAACCCATTGGCGGTAACATCATGGCTCATGCGACTACAACAAG ACTAGCTTTAAGGAAAGGACGAGCTGAGGAGCGTATTTGCAAAGTCATCAGCTCTCCGTGTCTGGCTGAAGCTGAAGCAAGATTTCAAATATCTCTAGAGGGTGTAACTGATGTAAAAGACTAA
- the LOC140962584 gene encoding uncharacterized mitochondrial protein AtMg00860-like: MSSGLTNALAAFMNLMNRVFKSFLDQFIVVFIDDFLFYSPNEKSHEEHLHLALQTLRENELYAKFRKCEFWLKSVYFLGHVISKTRVSVDPRKVEAIMECLRPKNATDIRSFLGLAGYYQKFVEEFFSIVVPLTKLT, translated from the coding sequence ATGTCTTCTGGCCTAACAAATGCACTGGCAGCATTCATGAATCTGATGAACAGAGTATTCAAGTCATTCCTGGATCAGTTCATAGTGGTATTCATCGACGACTTCCTCTTCTATTCCCCTAACGAGAAAAGTCACGAAGAGCACCTTCACCTTGCCCTGCAAACCTTAAGAGAGAATGAGCTCTATGCTAAGTTTAgaaagtgtgaattctggctaaAGAGTGTGTACTTTTTAGGACATGTGATCTCGAAAACAAGAGTGTCAGTGGATCCAAggaaagtagaggcaattatGGAGTGTTTGagacctaagaacgccaccgatATCAGAAGTTTTCTTGGATTGGCAGGTTACTATCAGAAATTTGTCGAAGAGTTCTTCTCGATAGTTGTGCCACTTACAAAACTCACATAG